A genomic segment from Triticum dicoccoides isolate Atlit2015 ecotype Zavitan chromosome 1A, WEW_v2.0, whole genome shotgun sequence encodes:
- the LOC119355741 gene encoding uncharacterized protein LOC119355741, translating to MAPSFSWPSSGILPAGLIASDLFAHWLGISAGDAPQDGGEASSVHGQDEVDGGQAGDAEVVVAVEVGREVAVPLALEVEVVGEVDLACMSVWLITNNNAYWSPAMDWLGYILTVHSNCHQEYTIGGYNLLVQLFCLEWVDFKGANINTDLVPKIASYSSEKMDELITLFEEDRERPPETRRYKAKPEGSMLGLAMRWHPLMVPRIEVVPWGGSVEVTEGMQIIMFVLEDHVKPMLVDAVVTVAAETSEENRSSVVEELMRQADEKMRRLQFCFGRKLYPGAVSTAPMIRPISCM from the exons ATGGCGCCGTCGTTTAGCTGGCCAAGCTCGGGCATCCTGCCGGCCGGCTTAATTGCAAGCGATTTGTTCGCGCAT TGGCTGGGCATATCTGCTGGAGATGCGCCGCAGGATGGGGGTGAAGCCAGTTCAGTCCATGGTCAAGACGAGGTGGACGGCGGCCAAGCGGGTGATGCAGAGGTGGTTGTCGCTGTTGAG GTGGGTAGAGAGGTTGCCGTCCCGTTAGCTTTGGAGGTGGAAGTCGTCGGCGAGGTGGATCTTGCATGCATGTCGGTGTGGCTGATCACAAATAATAATGCTTACTGGTCCCCCGCGATGGATTG GCTGGGGTACATTCTAACTGTACATTCTAACTGTCACCAGGAGTACACAATAGGAGGCTACAATCTTCTCGTACAG TTATTCTGCCTGGAGTGGGTTGATTTCAAGGGGGCCAACATTAACACAGACCTGGTGCCGAAGATTGCTTCTTATTCGTCGGAGAAGATGGACGAGCTGATCACTTTGTTTGAGGAGGACAGAGAAAGACCGCCGGAAACACGGAGATATAAG GCCAAACCTGAAGGGAGCATGCTTGGACTAGCAATGAGGTGGCACCCTCTGATGGTGCCGAGGATAGAGGTAGTACCATGGGGAGGCAGTGTAGAGGTTACGGAG GGCATGCAAATCATCATGTTCGTGCTGGAGGATCATGTGAAGCCAATGCTGGTAGATGCTGTAGTAACAGTTGCGGCGGAGACTAGTGAGGAAAACCGAAGCTCGGTGGTTGAGGAGTTGATGAGGCAAGCAGATGAGAAAATGAGAAGGCTACAATTCTGCTTTGGGAGAAAGTTGTATCCCGGTGCTGTGAGCACGGCTCCAATGATCCGACCGATTTCATGTATGTGA
- the LOC119291604 gene encoding golgin candidate 5-like produces the protein MAWWSDKLSLGGLQDIAGAVNKISESVKNIEKNFDSALGLEEKRDDAEEGSGSRTSNSDGIGFFNPVMAFMGHNDEESSTEVSEKQPSPKHSPALEENHRVATEQPTSEADASEVPVTTQSPKQPSELQGNVSSSAESPVSKADGSEQSATPHSPTRSSAAEEKHDGSTEAPASEGGTSEVSETAQSSTHPSVAEETYDGSVETSNSIKKETQGHQDTEYSDPNGEALPSQPGKSVRDMPVGRTSSPEKLNQSSVMGTEESMDAGKEDIDDGNTSLSQPADSMLASSDDVNEAKVNVVQAFDVQKEIISSPESSDIADEASHGEVKAHDGETNTAENGEESNQTEAHAVSVVENEDNATAKLENLSSKSIIVDNDPDLQNELVPAAAYTPVDPVEVDSHADDSRKEEKIQDSVTTTNSLESVGSVVELEKLKRDMKMMEAALQGAARQSQSKADEIARLMNENEQLKSTINELKDNKSVEEEMDALKDEYHQRVATLERKVYALTKERDTLRREQNKKSDAAALLKEKDEIITQVMAEGEELSRKQGAQEATIRKLRAQIREFEEEKQRLNSKIQVEETKVESIKRDKAATEKLLQETIERNQTELAAQKEFYTNALNAAKEAEALAESRVNTEAKVELESRLREACEKENMLINTIEELRNALTRQEQEAAFREERLKRDHDDLQKRYQASELRYNELVTQVPESTRPLLRQIEAMQESAARREEAWAGVERTLNSRLQEAEAKAAASEEKERSISERLSQNLSRITVLETQITILRTEQTQLSRSLEKERQRASESRQEYLGIKEEAALQEGRAKQLEEEIKELRARHKKELQDAAEHRGLLETDLEREKAARAELEKTSSRDLPKIPFPDQTKNAPQRKLSSGSSMEESHFLQASLDLSDSASLERRMSADSNMSYYLRSMTPSAFESALRQKDGELASYMSRLASLESIRNSLAEELVKLTEQCEKLRNEAAALPGLKAELEALKQRHFHALELMGERDEELEELRNDIVDLKDMYREQVDLLVSQLQTLGARV, from the exons ATGGCGTGGTGGTCGGACAAGCTGTCGCTGGGCGGGCTGCAGGACATCGCCGGGGCCGTCAACAAGATCAGCGAGAGCGtcaagaacatcgagaagaactTCGACAGCGCGCTCGGCCTCGAGGAGAAGCGCGACGACGCGGAGGAAG GATCAGGGTCCCGTACATCTAACTCTGATGGAATTGGATTCTTTAATCCTGTCATGGCATTCATGGGACATAATGATGAGGAGAGTTCTACGGAAGTATCAGAAAAGCAACCATCGCCAAAACATTCACCAGCACTAGAAGAAAATCATAGGGTCGCCACCGAGCAACCTACATCTGAAGCAGATGCTTCTGAAGTACCAGTAACAACACAATCCCCAAAGCAGCCTTCAGAATTACAAGGAAACGTTAGCAGCTCCGCTGAGTCACCTGTATCTAAGGCGGATGGTTCTGAGCAGTCTGCAACACCGCATTCTCCAACACGTTCTTCTGCAGCAGAAGAAAAGCATGATGGCTCCACTGAGGCACCTGCATCTGAGGGGGGCACTTCTGAAGTATCAGAAACAGCACAGTCCTCAACACATCCATCTGTAGCAGAAGAAACTTATGATGGATCTGTTGAGACCAGTAACTCAATTAAGAAGGAAACTCAGGGTCATCAAGACACTGAATATTCTGATCCTAACGGTGAAGCTTTACCGAGTCAACCTGGTAAATCCGTAAGGGACATGCCTGTTGGTAGAACATCTTCACCTGAAAAATTGAATCAATCAAGTGTTATGGGAACAGAAGAATCTATGGATGCTGGAAAGGAAGACATCGATGATGGGAACACCTCGCTGTCACAACCAGCAGATTCCATGCTTGCCAGTTCAGATGATGTAAATGAAGCTAAGGTGAACGTTGTTCAAGCATTTGATGTCCAAAAGGAAATAATCAGCTCACCGGAGAGCAGTGATATCGCTGACGAAGCCAGTCATGGGGAAGTGAAAGCACATGATGGTGAAACTAATACAGCCGAGAATGGGGAAGAAAGCAATCAAACGGAAGCACATGCTGTATCTGTTGTTGAAAATGAGGATAATGCAACTGCGAAGCTTGAAAACCTTAGCTCAAAGTCAATAATTGTGGACAATGATCCAGACTTGCAAAATGAGTTGGTACCAGCTGCTGCATACACTCCTGTTGATCCAGTAGAAGTTGATTCTCATGCAGATGATTCGAGAAAAGAGGAAAAAATTCAGGACTCTGTTACAACCACAAATTCTCTGGAATCTGTTGGTTCTGTCGTTGAACTCGAGAAACTAAAGCGTGACATGAAGATGATGGAAGCTGCATTGCAAGGTGCTGCAAGACAGTCCCAG TCTAAAGCTGATGAAATTGCTAGACTGATGAATGAGAACGAGCAACTGAAATCAACAATTAATGAGCTGAAG GATAATAAGTCGGTTGAAGAAGAAATGGATGCGCTTAAGGATGAATATCACCAACGCGTAGCAACTCTTGAAAGGAAG GTGTATGCACTAACCAAAGAACGAGATACATTAAGGAGAGAGCAAAATAAGAAAAGTGATGCAGCCGCTCTTTTGAAAGAAAAGGACGAGATTATCACTCAGGTCATGGCTGAAG GCGAAGAGCTATCAAGAAAGCAGGGTGCTCAAGAAGCTACAATACGAAAACTTAGAGCACAG ATTCGTGAGTTTGAAGAAGAAAAACAACGGTTGAACTCAAAGATCCAG GTTGAGGAGACAAAGGTTGAGAGTATTAAAAGAGACAAGGCAGCAACTGAGAAGCTGCTACAAGAAACAATAGAAAGAAATCAAACTGAGCTTGCAGCTCAGAAGGAGTTCTACACAAATGCTCTTAATGCAGCCAAAGAGGCTGAGGCATTAGCTGAATCAAGAGTCAACACAGAAGCCAAAGTTGAGCTCGAGAGCCGTTTAAGAGAAGCTTGTGAAAAAGAAAATATGCTGATTAACACAATTGAGGAGTTGAGGAATGCTCTCACCAGACAAGAACAGGAG GCTGCTTTCAGGGAAGAACGGTTAAAAAGGGATCATGATGATCTTCAAAAGCGCTATCAG GCCAGTGAACTTCGTTATAATGAACTGGTCACACAAGTTCCTGAGTCGACAAGGCCACTCCTAAGGCAAATTGAGGCCATGCAG GAGTCAGCTGCTCGAAGGGAAGAAGCGTGGGCTGGTGTGGAGAGAACCTTGAACTCTCGCCTTCAG GAAGCGGAAGCAAAAGCTGCTGCCTCAGAAGAAAAGGAGCGGTCTATAAGTGAGAGACTGTCACAAAATTTATCCCGCATAACTGTTCTGGAGACCCAG ATTACAATTCTTAGGACAGAACAGACACAGCTGAGCCGATCTCTTGAAAAGGAGAGACAAAGAGCATCTGAAAGTAGACAGGAGTATCTAGGAATTAAGGAGGAGGCAGCATTACAAGAAGGACGCGCGAAACAGCTTGAAGAAGAAATAAAGGAGCTTAGAGCTAGACACAAAAAGGAGCTGCAAGATGCAGCAGAACACAGGGGGCTGCTTGAGACG GACCTTGAAAGGGAAAAAGCTGCCAGGGCAGAACTTGAGAAAACATCTTCCCGCGACTTACCTAAAATTCCATTTCCAGATCAAACAA AAAATGCTCCCCAAAGAAAGCTCTCTAGCGGTAGTAGCATGGAAGAAAGCCACTTCCTTCAAGCATCATTGGACTTGTCAGATAGTGCTTCGCTGGAGAGGAGAATGTCTGCAGACAGTAATATGTCATACTATCTGAGGAGCATGACTCCAAGTGCTTTTGAATCAGCACTCCGTCAAAAGGATGGAGAATTGGCTTCTTACATGTCACGCTTG GCCTCACTGGAATCTATTCGGAATTCCCTGGCAGAGGAGTTGGTAAAACTGACGGAACAA TGTGAAAAGTTGCGGAATGAAGCTGCTGCTCTGCCTGGCCTAAAGGCTGAACTGGAAGCACTGAAACAAAGACACTTTCACGCTCTAGAACTTATGGGGGAACGTGATGAAGAG TTGGAAGAGTTACGAAATGATATTGTTGACCTAAAGGACATGTACAGAGAACAAGTGGATCTTCTTGTTAGCCAG CTCCAGACATTGGGTGCTCGTGTATAG